In Treponema sp. OMZ 798, the following proteins share a genomic window:
- the glgA gene encoding glycogen synthase GlgA: MKIMMVTSELVPFAKVGGLADAVTALSIALAKKGHDVRIVMPRYYKIDRKNLKQIPGAMAVHLGPYEHWVGVYESHLPSPKVKVYFIDHEQAFGRDGVYGSSFEPDFSDNTKRFSLLAHAAFQVCRKQGWIPDIVHAHDWATGLVPVLLRFTEKNTEFKNTASIFTIHNMGYQGVYSKHTFPDTGLDWSDFYSTGFEDWDRINFLKAALVSSDMLTTVSPTYAEEIKRPEFGFRMDGILRYREKELIGILNGVDTSIWNPSKDEYIPYRYNSKTLEEKEKNKAVLQERLGLEIDPSIPVFGMISRLVDQKGISELFGPMYGSAFKICSDIKLQMIVLGAGESWCEKELNFLSQRLPNFRAYIGYNEELSHLIEAGSDFFLMPSRYEPCGLNQMYSLIYGTLPIVRKTGGLADTVENYNEETGEGTGFVLEYLSPQSIYDTVGWATYAWYNKKDHIKKMRTKAMGKKFGWTIAAEKYLKVYADAIEKKASML, encoded by the coding sequence ATGAAAATAATGATGGTTACAAGCGAGCTTGTTCCATTTGCAAAGGTAGGAGGACTGGCTGATGCCGTTACAGCCTTATCAATAGCTCTTGCAAAAAAGGGACATGATGTCAGAATAGTAATGCCGCGTTATTATAAGATTGATCGAAAAAACTTAAAACAAATTCCGGGAGCAATGGCTGTTCATTTAGGCCCTTATGAACATTGGGTAGGAGTTTATGAGTCACACCTGCCTTCTCCAAAGGTAAAGGTTTATTTTATAGACCATGAACAAGCCTTCGGCAGGGATGGTGTTTACGGTTCTTCTTTTGAGCCGGATTTTTCGGATAATACAAAGAGATTTTCGCTTTTAGCCCATGCAGCTTTTCAAGTTTGCCGAAAACAGGGATGGATTCCCGACATTGTACATGCCCATGATTGGGCCACAGGCTTAGTACCCGTACTTTTACGCTTTACCGAAAAAAATACCGAATTTAAAAATACGGCAAGTATTTTTACTATTCATAATATGGGCTATCAGGGTGTTTATTCAAAGCACACCTTCCCCGATACAGGCCTGGATTGGAGTGATTTTTACAGTACGGGCTTTGAAGATTGGGATAGAATAAATTTTTTAAAAGCAGCCCTTGTTTCATCGGATATGCTTACCACAGTTTCTCCTACTTATGCGGAAGAAATTAAACGCCCCGAATTCGGCTTTAGGATGGACGGTATTTTGCGTTACAGGGAAAAAGAACTGATAGGAATTTTAAACGGGGTAGATACCTCAATCTGGAATCCGTCAAAAGACGAGTATATTCCTTATCGATATAATTCTAAGACTCTTGAAGAAAAAGAAAAAAATAAGGCTGTGTTACAGGAAAGACTAGGACTTGAAATTGACCCTTCTATTCCGGTTTTTGGAATGATAAGCCGATTGGTTGATCAAAAAGGAATTTCCGAGCTTTTCGGCCCGATGTACGGCTCGGCCTTTAAGATATGTTCCGATATAAAACTGCAAATGATTGTATTAGGAGCAGGAGAATCTTGGTGCGAGAAGGAGCTTAATTTTCTTTCCCAAAGGTTGCCTAATTTTAGAGCTTATATAGGTTATAATGAAGAATTAAGCCATCTGATTGAAGCCGGAAGCGATTTTTTCTTAATGCCTTCACGATATGAACCATGCGGCTTAAACCAAATGTATTCTCTTATTTACGGAACCTTGCCTATTGTCCGAAAAACAGGAGGGCTTGCAGACACTGTAGAAAACTATAATGAAGAAACGGGAGAGGGGACAGGTTTTGTTCTTGAATACTTGAGCCCGCAAAGCATCTATGATACGGTCGGCTGGGCAACTTATGCATGGTATAATAAAAAAGATCATATAAAAAAGATGAGAACCAAGGCCATGGGTAAAAAGTTCGGATGGACCATAGCTGCGGAAAAATATCTAAAAGTATATGCTGATGCTATTGAAAAAAAAGCTTCCATGCTATAG
- a CDS encoding DUF2062 domain-containing protein: protein MIKYVTSFFKAINANAHPGDIAHAAALGLFLAILPKNNLTFTFLFFLSIFIRINKGAFFLSFILFGFITPFMDVLINNIGFWVVQLPFLHPIFLILENIPFVALFKLSNTMVLGGIVWGLILYTPVYILTRIITAKYRKYMQPAVGNAKGVGILGKIPILRHLTKISDIKDNF from the coding sequence ATGATAAAATATGTAACTTCATTTTTTAAAGCCATTAACGCAAATGCTCATCCGGGTGATATAGCCCACGCTGCGGCCCTAGGTCTTTTTTTGGCAATATTGCCTAAAAATAATCTAACATTTACATTCTTGTTTTTTTTATCTATTTTTATCCGCATAAATAAAGGTGCATTTTTTTTATCCTTTATTTTGTTCGGATTTATAACTCCTTTTATGGATGTGCTGATAAATAATATAGGATTTTGGGTAGTGCAGCTGCCTTTTTTACACCCCATATTTTTAATCCTGGAAAACATTCCCTTTGTAGCTCTTTTTAAGCTTTCAAATACAATGGTTTTAGGCGGTATAGTTTGGGGACTTATACTGTATACCCCTGTATACATCTTAACAAGAATTATAACTGCTAAATATCGAAAATATATGCAGCCGGCTGTAGGAAATGCAAAGGGGGTAGGTATTTTAGGTAAGATACCTATTCTTCGTCATTTAACAAAAATATCTGATATAAAGGACAATTTCTAG